The Flavobacteriales bacterium genome has a window encoding:
- the arr gene encoding NAD(+)--rifampin ADP-ribosyltransferase: MDFSPFNPIVKLCLQGMEMEANSQTTEAGEYYLQAWNEAQDDFGKFLAAYYYSGIQKDQNLQLHWLRISVQHAKASPSIAARTALLTLYQKIVQLLEHENENSVTEAYKKEIEALINHPPDPGPFYHGTKAELEIGDYLYPGNRSNYQAQLTMNHIYFTALINGAGLAAALANGEGNEQVYMIEPCGAFENDPNVTDKKFPGNPTRSYRSAAPLKIIGRLDHWERYPQDEIEKFKQKIEQANGKIIN; the protein is encoded by the coding sequence ATGGACTTCTCCCCTTTTAATCCAATAGTAAAACTTTGCCTTCAAGGCATGGAAATGGAGGCGAATAGTCAAACCACAGAGGCTGGAGAATACTATTTGCAAGCCTGGAATGAAGCACAGGATGATTTCGGTAAATTTCTGGCCGCTTATTATTATTCCGGAATTCAGAAGGATCAAAACCTGCAATTGCATTGGTTAAGGATATCTGTTCAGCATGCAAAGGCTAGTCCTTCCATTGCTGCAAGGACCGCATTACTGACCCTTTACCAAAAAATAGTTCAGTTATTGGAACATGAGAATGAAAACTCAGTTACAGAAGCGTATAAAAAGGAGATAGAAGCTTTAATAAATCATCCGCCGGATCCAGGTCCTTTTTATCATGGTACTAAAGCGGAATTAGAAATTGGAGATTACCTATACCCCGGAAACAGATCAAATTATCAGGCGCAATTAACCATGAATCATATTTATTTTACGGCACTAATCAATGGAGCAGGATTAGCGGCAGCATTGGCTAACGGAGAAGGGAATGAACAGGTTTACATGATAGAACCATGTGGTGCTTTTGAAAATGATCCGAATGTTACGGATAAAAAATTCCCCGGTAATCCGACGCGCTCCTATCGTTCTGCTGCGCCATTAAAAATTATAGGACGGTTAGATCATTGGGAAAGATATCCGCAGGATGAAATCGAAAAATTCAAACAAAAAATAGAACAGGCAAATGGTAAAATCATCAATTAA